Proteins from a genomic interval of Polyodon spathula isolate WHYD16114869_AA unplaced genomic scaffold, ASM1765450v1 scaffolds_779, whole genome shotgun sequence:
- the aatf gene encoding protein AATF yields SSFFAWGAKSFCRCKQRLRTPVISQSALSPSLPLSLSAPPPSLPGYKALKALQRSLAELQDELLYQHPDTKHFIDGKKAKADSEDDEEIPSEEEEGGAETRKAPPKRKLDMEEYPEFMAKRFADFRTYRNSTLQKWHDKTKLSSGRMGKGFAAFERNILTQIEQIMLSKERLLKRTQTKRSEYRVLGQPEQEVPRATVPDPEAPEAESTARANAHLTDLDEEIFDDDDFYHQLLRELIEKKTSALDTNDQVAMGRQWLAIQKLRSKIKKKMDTKASKGRKVRFHAHSKLVNFMAPIDHGTMNDDARTELYRSLFGKIATPEVRLLQ; encoded by the exons TCCTCCTTTTTTGCTTGGGGAGCGAAAAGCTTCTGTAGATGTAAGCAGAGGCTGAGAACTCCTGTGATCTCACAGTCTgccctgtctccctctctccctctctctctctctgcccctcctccctctctcccaggtTACAAGGCCCTGAAAGCTCTGCAGAGGTCCCTTGCGGAGCTTCAAGATGAGCTGCTCTATCAGCACCCCGACACAAAGCATTTCATAGATGGCAAGAAAGCAAAGGCTGACAG CGAGGATGACGAGGAGATCCctagtgaggaggaggagggcgggGCAGAGACCAGGAAGGCCCCCCCCAAACGGAAGCTGGATATGGAGGAGTACCCGGAGTTCATGGCTAAGCGCTTTGCAGACTTCAGGACGTACCGCAACAGCACGCTGCAGAAATGGCACGACAAGACCAAGCTCTCCTCCGGCAGGATGGGCAAG GGTTTCGCTGCGTTTGAACGCAACATCCTCACTCAGATTGAACAGATCATGCTGTCGAAGGAGCGGCTCTTGAAACGGACACAGACCAAGCGGTCAGAATACAGGGTCCTGGGGCAGCCGGAGCAGGAAGTGCCTCGGGCCACGGTGCCTGACCCCGAGGCACCG GAGGCTGAGTCCACAGCGAGGGCTAATGCACATCTGACAGACCTGGATGAAGAGATCTTCGACGATGATGATTTTTACCATCAG CTTCTCCGAGAGCTGATTGAGAAGAAGACCAGCGCGTTGGATACCAACGATCAAGTCGCAATGGGCAG ACAGTGGCTGGCCATTCAGAAACTCCGAAGCAAGATCAAGAAGAAGATGGACACGAAAGCCAGCAAAGGAAGAAAAGTGAG ATTCCACGCCCACAGTAAGCTGGTGAACTTCATGGCACCTATTGACCACGGCACAATGAATGATGATGCCCG GACGGAGCTGTACAGATCGTTATTTGGAAAGATCGCCACTCCTGAAGTGCGGCTGCTGCAGTAG